In a genomic window of Pedobacter sp. KBS0701:
- a CDS encoding SusC/RagA family TonB-linked outer membrane protein, which yields MEKSYLKWSPGFFAILLIPFLLLLFTEMVQAQNKRYTISGKVTDASNNEPIPGVVVKILNTNLATSTNSNGGYTFAVDLAPGKYQVQFSYVGYKSKAQSIDLASSNQVQLSTSLSADAVGLDEVIVTGTSQGTTRKELGSYISTVKGDDLNKAPSGNVLSSLQGKTAGAQISQNSGDPAGGLSVRLRGISSVNSSSEPLYIIDGVIVNNSTTRVTNTSANYDGGNFVGSIGQNRMVDINPADIERIEVLNGAAAAAIYGSRANSGVIQIFTKKGVSGAAQVNFSTSLTLSHLRKQVEVNESPVRFGTPTNFPTQDVIQTVGDPAVLQKETIPTNRYNYQDYIFQSATGTDNTVSVSGGNENTKYYTSAAYFSNQGIIKNTDFTRYNFRANIDQKITEWAKLSAGLNYIRSSANEKPDGNSFFSPMNSVTIIGNIHDIFARDANGNLMAVGERGRVNPVSVIEDIKQRQETNRIIANANLKLYPVKNLTLDFTLGVDNSGQSGSTYIPPFAYNVNPDFYGGGAALDGTLNGYASAATNNAFQFNNEFNATYQAKLSELISSTTQVGYSFQYEKTRYQLVNGRGLAPLIETVNAAATQLPSVDGRTELSVSGGYIQQNFKYKDHLFVTGALRADQSSVFGADNRTQEYLKGSLSYVLSSADYWKSFDVSDWWDTFKIRAAYGESGNLTGIGAYDRINAYSTQSFLGRASLFSSATLANENVKPERQRELELGTDLSFFKNRLGLQFNWYNKKVSDLLIASVQAPSTGFSSLLDNIGSLRNKGIELVLNGTPVDGKDFKWNTSVVFNRNRNTALDVGGLRLFSTNPGAPVAIINGEAIGVFYGTFFARNPDGSLLTNAAGIPQIEKGIQNSATTFTPQRDANGLPTGTTLRKVIGNPNPDYNMSFVNDFTYKKLNLHVQFDAVQGGNVWNADWRTRQGVGNGKVAEQEQLGELPRGYVAGVYAIEEWRIDDGSFVKLREISLSYNIGKLKFLRDLTVTVSGRNLISWDDYKGYDPELNSGGQSTILRNIDFGSVPIPRTFSLGLQVKL from the coding sequence CAGTTTTCTTACGTAGGCTACAAGAGTAAAGCACAGTCGATAGATCTTGCGTCAAGCAATCAGGTTCAGCTAAGTACTTCCCTAAGTGCAGATGCTGTTGGTTTAGACGAGGTAATTGTTACGGGAACTTCGCAGGGAACAACCAGAAAAGAACTGGGAAGTTATATAAGTACCGTTAAAGGTGATGATTTGAATAAAGCCCCAAGTGGTAACGTGCTTTCGTCTTTACAGGGAAAAACAGCTGGTGCTCAGATCAGCCAAAACTCTGGCGATCCTGCAGGGGGCTTGTCTGTTCGTTTAAGAGGCATTAGCTCTGTAAATTCATCATCAGAGCCGCTTTACATTATTGATGGTGTAATCGTGAACAATTCAACTACCAGAGTTACCAATACCTCAGCCAATTATGATGGCGGAAACTTTGTTGGAAGCATTGGGCAGAATAGGATGGTTGATATCAATCCGGCAGATATTGAGCGTATTGAAGTATTAAACGGAGCTGCAGCTGCAGCCATTTATGGCTCGAGGGCAAATTCCGGAGTAATTCAGATCTTTACTAAAAAAGGCGTAAGTGGTGCTGCTCAGGTTAATTTCAGCACAAGTTTAACATTGAGCCATTTGCGTAAACAGGTTGAGGTGAACGAATCTCCGGTAAGGTTTGGTACGCCTACTAACTTTCCTACGCAAGACGTAATCCAAACAGTTGGCGATCCGGCGGTTCTGCAAAAGGAAACCATCCCTACCAATCGTTATAATTACCAGGATTACATCTTTCAATCTGCTACAGGTACAGATAATACGGTTTCTGTTTCCGGTGGTAATGAAAATACAAAATACTATACTTCAGCAGCTTATTTCAGTAATCAGGGAATTATTAAAAATACCGATTTTACACGCTATAATTTCAGAGCAAACATCGATCAGAAAATCACTGAATGGGCAAAATTGAGTGCCGGCTTAAATTATATCCGCAGTTCGGCCAATGAAAAGCCAGATGGAAATTCGTTTTTTTCGCCAATGAATTCTGTTACCATTATCGGGAACATTCATGATATTTTTGCCAGAGACGCTAATGGTAATTTAATGGCTGTTGGAGAACGTGGCAGGGTGAACCCTGTGTCGGTGATAGAAGACATTAAACAGCGTCAGGAAACCAACCGCATTATTGCCAATGCCAATTTGAAATTGTACCCTGTAAAAAATTTAACCTTAGATTTTACTTTAGGTGTTGATAATTCTGGTCAGAGTGGGTCAACCTACATTCCGCCATTTGCCTATAACGTAAATCCAGATTTTTATGGTGGTGGTGCGGCTTTAGATGGTACATTAAATGGCTACGCAAGTGCAGCAACTAACAATGCTTTTCAGTTTAACAATGAGTTTAATGCAACTTATCAGGCTAAATTATCAGAGCTGATTTCGTCAACCACTCAGGTTGGTTATTCGTTTCAATACGAAAAAACCAGATATCAGTTGGTAAATGGCAGAGGTTTAGCCCCATTAATCGAAACGGTAAATGCTGCTGCAACACAGCTTCCAAGTGTAGATGGAAGAACAGAATTGTCTGTAAGTGGAGGTTATATCCAGCAGAATTTTAAATATAAAGATCATTTATTTGTTACGGGTGCCTTAAGGGCCGATCAATCTTCAGTTTTTGGGGCTGATAACCGCACACAGGAATACTTGAAAGGAAGCTTAAGTTATGTGCTTTCCTCAGCTGATTATTGGAAAAGTTTTGATGTTTCTGATTGGTGGGATACATTTAAAATAAGAGCGGCTTATGGAGAATCAGGAAACTTGACCGGTATTGGTGCTTATGATAGGATCAATGCCTATTCTACACAATCGTTTTTGGGTAGAGCTTCGTTATTTTCGAGTGCGACTTTAGCTAACGAAAATGTTAAACCAGAACGCCAACGCGAATTGGAACTGGGAACAGATTTATCTTTCTTCAAAAACAGATTAGGTTTACAATTTAACTGGTATAATAAAAAAGTAAGCGATTTATTGATTGCCAGTGTGCAGGCACCTTCAACAGGATTTTCCAGCTTATTAGATAACATAGGCTCATTAAGGAACAAAGGGATTGAGCTTGTGTTGAATGGAACTCCGGTTGATGGGAAGGATTTTAAATGGAACACTTCAGTTGTTTTCAATAGGAATAGAAATACGGCACTTGATGTAGGTGGTTTAAGATTGTTTAGTACAAATCCAGGCGCTCCTGTAGCGATTATAAATGGTGAAGCCATTGGCGTGTTCTATGGAACCTTTTTTGCGCGTAATCCGGATGGAAGTCTGTTAACAAATGCAGCAGGAATTCCTCAGATAGAAAAAGGGATTCAAAATTCTGCCACTACGTTTACTCCACAACGCGATGCAAATGGTTTGCCTACCGGAACAACGCTTCGTAAAGTAATCGGTAATCCAAATCCTGATTATAACATGTCGTTTGTAAACGACTTTACCTATAAAAAACTGAATCTGCATGTACAGTTTGATGCGGTACAAGGCGGAAACGTTTGGAATGCCGATTGGAGAACCCGCCAGGGTGTTGGAAATGGTAAAGTAGCCGAACAAGAGCAACTTGGCGAGTTGCCCAGGGGATATGTTGCCGGAGTTTATGCGATTGAGGAGTGGAGGATTGATGATGGATCTTTTGTTAAGTTGCGAGAGATTTCGCTGAGCTATAATATAGGCAAGCTAAAATTCCTAAGAGACCTTACTGTAACGGTGAGCGGTAGAAACCTTATCTCATGGGACGACTATAAAGGTTACGATCCTGAGTTAAATTCTGGCGGGCAATCAACGATACTAAGAAATATAGATTTTGGTTCGGTGCCGATTCCACGAACCTTTAGTTTGGGTTTACAAGTTAAATTATAA
- a CDS encoding RagB/SusD family nutrient uptake outer membrane protein codes for MKILRNNIPTNITCLALSLTLCFSSCTKEYQDPSRAKTDVALGTQQGLTAVAIGLQRVYTLTRTGVMFNSVAANGFVTNELRLLNSGNIPELQLSAGGSTVDGTNTILFNLWTSANKIIYDADLVIANAGNLGDKGYAAGLIAYSSIFKALAIGNMAQYWEKIPDGTGKNVPFITRSAGFTKAIAVLDNALNVIAANSISASFLGNIPSDVNIINTIHALKARYALFSGNYPLALTEANAVDLTKSSFFKFDATSPNILFSIISSNNVFQPLNANLGLTGANTPDAADKRIAFYTVMAGATPTLRMNGFAAATASPFPIYLPGEMILIKAEALARQPDLTNSLIELNKVVTKTSDLFGVAAALPPLVGPYTQQQLLDLIYKHRSIELYASGLKIEDMRRFNQPLADRKRDFFPYPFQERDNNTNTPVDPAF; via the coding sequence ATGAAAATTTTAAGAAATAATATTCCGACAAATATAACCTGTTTAGCACTTTCGTTAACATTGTGTTTCTCTTCATGTACGAAAGAATATCAGGATCCATCCAGAGCTAAAACAGATGTGGCTTTGGGCACCCAGCAAGGGTTAACTGCTGTGGCAATAGGTTTACAGCGGGTTTACACTTTAACCCGTACGGGTGTAATGTTCAACTCTGTTGCGGCAAATGGTTTTGTAACCAATGAGCTGCGGTTACTCAATTCAGGGAATATTCCTGAGTTACAGTTAAGTGCCGGTGGCAGTACTGTTGACGGGACAAATACAATTTTATTTAATCTTTGGACAAGTGCTAACAAGATTATTTACGATGCAGATTTGGTGATTGCTAATGCCGGTAATTTGGGTGACAAAGGTTATGCAGCGGGATTAATTGCCTATTCTAGCATATTCAAGGCTTTGGCAATTGGAAATATGGCGCAATACTGGGAAAAAATTCCAGATGGAACAGGAAAAAACGTACCTTTTATTACCCGTTCTGCTGGTTTTACAAAAGCAATTGCTGTTTTGGATAATGCTTTAAATGTTATTGCTGCAAATTCAATTTCTGCCAGCTTTTTAGGTAATATTCCTTCTGATGTGAATATTATAAATACAATACATGCACTCAAAGCCAGATATGCATTATTTTCAGGAAATTATCCACTGGCATTAACAGAGGCAAATGCTGTTGATTTAACTAAGTCATCATTTTTCAAGTTTGATGCTACCTCACCTAATATTCTATTTAGTATTATTTCTTCAAATAATGTATTTCAGCCATTAAACGCAAATCTAGGACTTACCGGTGCGAACACTCCAGATGCTGCAGATAAAAGGATAGCTTTTTATACCGTAATGGCAGGGGCAACCCCAACCTTACGTATGAATGGTTTTGCCGCAGCAACAGCAAGCCCTTTTCCGATTTACTTACCTGGAGAGATGATTTTAATAAAGGCTGAAGCACTCGCGAGACAGCCAGACTTAACCAATTCATTAATTGAGTTGAACAAGGTAGTAACCAAAACCTCAGATCTTTTCGGGGTGGCCGCAGCATTACCGCCACTAGTTGGCCCTTACACACAACAGCAATTGCTTGATCTTATTTACAAACACCGTTCGATCGAACTGTATGCTTCCGGATTGAAGATAGAGGATATGCGAAGGTTCAATCAGCCTTTAGCCGATCGTAAACGGGATTTCTTTCCTTATCCTTTCCAGGAAAGAGATAATAATACGAACACCCCTGTTGATCCTGCTTTTTAG
- a CDS encoding DeoR/GlpR family DNA-binding transcription regulator, whose amino-acid sequence MLKKERHDFIMRQINLHNRVLTSDLVQLLNVSEDTIRRDLQELVDENLLYKVHGGALSKSYHSSFDDSTVYARDSKIAIGKKAVQLIKDGMVVLTGGGTTILEFVKLLPKGLSATFFTISPLVAVELAKYNNIEVILIGGLFSKNSQVTYGGQVITQLSEIKADLCLMGTSAIHPDEGLTDTYWEINQLKKAMLACAKKTGVLCISEKLDIALRLRVCPIESISYLITELDLDHESLSRYKEKELNIL is encoded by the coding sequence ATGCTGAAAAAAGAACGCCACGATTTCATCATGCGCCAGATTAATTTGCACAACCGTGTATTAACGTCCGACCTTGTACAATTACTCAATGTTTCAGAAGATACCATCAGAAGGGACCTACAGGAACTTGTTGATGAAAACTTACTTTACAAGGTCCATGGAGGGGCTTTATCCAAATCGTATCACAGTTCTTTTGATGATAGTACAGTTTATGCCCGCGATAGTAAAATCGCCATTGGCAAAAAAGCAGTTCAGCTGATAAAAGATGGCATGGTGGTTTTAACGGGTGGCGGAACAACGATTTTAGAGTTTGTAAAGCTGCTTCCAAAGGGCTTATCAGCTACTTTTTTTACCATTAGTCCGCTGGTGGCAGTAGAACTGGCCAAGTACAATAATATTGAAGTGATTTTGATTGGCGGCTTGTTTTCTAAAAATTCGCAGGTTACTTATGGCGGACAGGTAATTACGCAGCTATCAGAAATAAAGGCCGATTTATGCCTGATGGGAACGAGTGCCATCCATCCGGATGAAGGCCTGACAGATACGTATTGGGAAATTAACCAGCTTAAAAAAGCCATGTTGGCCTGTGCAAAGAAAACAGGGGTTCTCTGCATTTCTGAAAAACTGGATATCGCTTTACGGTTGAGGGTTTGCCCGATAGAAAGTATTAGTTATTTGATAACCGAACTGGATTTAGATCACGAATCGCTTTCACGCTACAAGGAAAAGGAATTGAATATTTTATAA